In Cydia splendana chromosome 3, ilCydSple1.2, whole genome shotgun sequence, one DNA window encodes the following:
- the LOC134806534 gene encoding programmed cell death protein 6 isoform X1: MSFQSPMPSREFLWDIFRRVDKDRSGHISADELQQALSNGTWNPFNPETVRLMIGMFDKQNRGVISFEDFGALWKYVTDWQNCFRSFDRDNSGNIDRQELKNALTAFGYRLSDEVVGIMVQKFDRFGRGTILFDDFIQCCVTLYTLTSAFRQFDTDQDGVITIHYEQFLKMVFGLKCWP; this comes from the exons TCCTTTGGGATATCTTTAGAAG AGTGGACAAAGACCGCAGCGGGCATATATCAGCCGATGAGCTGCAACAGGCTTTGTCAAATGGCACTTGGAACCCATTCAACCCAGAAACAGTAAGACTTATGATTG GTATGTTTGACAAACAGAATAGAGGTGTCATATCATTTGAAGACTTTGGCGCCCTATGGAAATATGTCACAGATTGGCAAAATTGCTTTCGCTCATTTGATAGAGATAACTCTGGAAATATAGACAGGCAAGAACTGAAGAATGCTCTCACAGCATTTGGGTACCGGCTATCTGATGAAGTTGTGGGCATTATGGTCCAAAAATTTGATAGATTTGGACGAGGCACAATTTTGTTTGATGATTTCATCCAATGTTGTGTCACTTTATAT ACGTTGACTTCGGCATTTCGTCAATTTGACACTGACCAAGATGGCGTGATCACAATCCACTACGAACAGTTCTTGAAGATGGTATTCGGCCTAAAG TGCTGGCCGTAA
- the LOC134806534 gene encoding programmed cell death protein 6 isoform X2 — protein MSFQSPMPSREFLWDIFRRVDKDRSGHISADELQQALSNGTWNPFNPETVRLMIGMFDKQNRGVISFEDFGALWKYVTDWQNCFRSFDRDNSGNIDRQELKNALTAFGYRLSDEVVGIMVQKFDRFGRGTILFDDFIQCCVTLYTLTSAFRQFDTDQDGVITIHYEQFLKMVFGLKV, from the exons TCCTTTGGGATATCTTTAGAAG AGTGGACAAAGACCGCAGCGGGCATATATCAGCCGATGAGCTGCAACAGGCTTTGTCAAATGGCACTTGGAACCCATTCAACCCAGAAACAGTAAGACTTATGATTG GTATGTTTGACAAACAGAATAGAGGTGTCATATCATTTGAAGACTTTGGCGCCCTATGGAAATATGTCACAGATTGGCAAAATTGCTTTCGCTCATTTGATAGAGATAACTCTGGAAATATAGACAGGCAAGAACTGAAGAATGCTCTCACAGCATTTGGGTACCGGCTATCTGATGAAGTTGTGGGCATTATGGTCCAAAAATTTGATAGATTTGGACGAGGCACAATTTTGTTTGATGATTTCATCCAATGTTGTGTCACTTTATAT ACGTTGACTTCGGCATTTCGTCAATTTGACACTGACCAAGATGGCGTGATCACAATCCACTACGAACAGTTCTTGAAGATGGTATTCGGCCTAAAGGTATAA